A genomic segment from Corylus avellana chromosome ca5, CavTom2PMs-1.0 encodes:
- the LOC132182766 gene encoding uncharacterized protein LOC132182766 isoform X1 gives MEALNAPLFKIPKLFESIPRIPKFRSLRCCLKSESSRIYSEGRYSISITDASSTTYNLDKWLLHQEKYWDWNIVTNSGNKITGFGEDGKHIFRQLAHKIRSLHLGGYYCGSLFKSIRISHGLNIHDLNVTFSTVPVKAKNDDDLMQGIMNDTLQFRSLVAKMIEIEFRDTKKLSMGILLFFSEIFKDRLKSKELQDVKDYSFWQMFHPVFFDSSNRTNFMHLIAQYREINCDAFDENLNLCDDVYELAGWTHNLSKKSSVYEFLTRNSHLKGDQYINSIPTLIRNTLVHFKDSNEGMKQKSQEEIENAINQELPDICAKLLDCLMRNLNHPPSFFGCRLVDHFEKPMGLYTRPYQVHEMMKGG, from the exons ATGGAAGCGTTAAATGCTCCATTGTTTAAGATTCCGAAATTATTTGAATCCATTCCTCGTATACCAAAATTCCGAAGTTTACGGTGTTGTTTGAAATCTGAATCTTCTCGTATCTATTCTGAGGGAAGATATAGTATCTCGATTACTGATGCGTCGTCGACTACTTAT AATCTTGACAAATGGTTGTTGCATCAAGAAAAATACTGGGATTGGAATATAGTTACTAACTCTGGCAACAAAATAACGGGATTTGGTGAAGATggaaaacacatttttagacAATTAGCTCACAAAATACGGAGTCTTCACCTTGGAGGCTATTACTGTGGATCTCTATTCAAAAGCATCCGTATAAGTCATGGTTTGAATATTCATGATTTGAATGTAACATTTTCTACCGTTCCTGTTAAGGCAAAAAATGATGATGATCTGATGCAAGGTATTATGAACGACACACTCCAATTTAGATCCCTTGTGGCAAAGATGATCGAAATCGAATTTAGGGATACAAAAAAACTGTCTATgggtatattattatttttctcggAAATTTTTAAGGATAGGCTTAAATCGAAGGAATTACAAGATGTGAAAGACTATAGTTTTTGGCAAATGTTTCATCCGGTCTTCTTCGATTCCAGTAACCGCACTAATTTTATGCACTTGATAGCTCAATACCGGGAGATAAATTGTGATGCGTTTGATGAAAACTTAAATTTGTGTGATGACGTTTATGAGCTAGCTGGTTGGACTCACAATCTTTCTAAAAAAAGTTCGGTTTATGAATTTTTGACGCGCAATTCCCATTTAAAAGGAGATCAGTATATCAACAGTATTCCAACACTTATTCGGAACACGCTCGTGCACTTCAAGGATAGCAATGag GGAATGAAGCAGAAGAGTcaggaagaaattgagaacgCTATTAACCAGGAACTTCCAGATATTTGTGCTAAATTGTTGGATTGCCTTATGAGGAATTTGAATCATCCCCCTAGCTTCTTTGGATGCAGGCTGGTTGACCACTTTGAGAAGCCTATGGGACTCTATACACGACCATATCA